Genomic segment of Caproiciproducens sp. NJN-50:
CGCGGCTGCTCAATAAGGAAAGCGGCGAAATTAAGGAATCCGAAGTTTTTATGGGGGATTTTCCCCTGATGACCGACAGCGGCACCTTTGTCATCAACGGGGCCGAGCGCGTCATTGTTTCTCAGTTGGTCCGTTCGCCGGGCGTTTACTATAAAATGGAGTACGACAAGACCGGTAAGGAGCTTTACAGTTCCACCGTCATCCCGAACCGCGGCGCATGGCTGGAGTATGAAAGCGACGCGAACGACGTCTTCTATGTGCGCATTGATAAAAACCGCAAAATACCGGTGACCGTTTTCATCCGCTCCCTTGGGCTCGGTTCGGACGAGGATATCCGCGAATATTTCGGCAGCGACGAACGGATGGAAGCGACGATCGCCAAGGATCCCTGTAAAAACATGGAAGAGGCCCTGTTTGAGATTTACAGGAAGCTCCGCCCGAGCGAGCCGCCGACCATAGAAAGCGCACAGGCTCACATCAACAGCCTGTTTTTTGATGCCCGCCGGTACGATCTGTCCCGCGTGGGACGCTATAAATACAATAAAAAGCTGAATCTTGCAGGGCGTATCGCCGGGCAGGTCCTCTCCCGCCCGATCGCGGATCCCCGCACGGGGGAGCTGCTTGCGGAGGCCGAAACCGCCGTTTCCCGCGAGCTTGCCGAGCAGATTGACAACGCCGGCGTTTCGGTTGCCTTCGTACAGGTCGGGGACCGCGAGGTAAAAGTGATTTCCAACGGAATGGTCGACATTCAAAATTTCGTTTCCTTCGATGCGAAAGCGGAATGTGAGATCAATGAAAGAGTCCGTTTCACTATCTTGAATGAGATTTTGGAATCCAGCTCCAATGACGATGAGATCAAGGAGAAAATCATCGCGCGAGCCGACGAACTGATTCCGAAGCATATCATTATCGACGATATTTTCGCTTCGATCAATTATATGAACTGTCTTGCGGTCGGTCTTGGAACAGTGGACGACATCGACCACCTTGGCAACCGCCGCATCCGCTCCGTCGGCGAGCTGCTGCAAAACCAGTTCCGCATCGGGTTTTCCCGTCTGGAACGCGTGATCCGCGAGCGCATGACTCTCCAGGCGCAGGACCTTGAGGTCCTCACGCCCCATTCCCTGATCAATATCCGCCCCGTGGTCGCAGCGATCCGTGAGTTTTTCGGTTCTTCCCCGCTGTCCCAGTTTATGGATCAGACCAACCCGCTGGCGGAGTTGACCCACAAGCGCCGTCTCTCCGCGCTGGGCCCCGGCGGCCTTTCGAGAGACCGCGCCGGATTCGAGGTCCGCGACGTTCACTACACGCATTACGGGCGCATGTGCCCGATCGAGACGCCGGAAGGCCCCAATATCGGACTGATTTCCTATCTGGCTACCTTTGCGCGGATCAATGAGTACGGCTTTATCGAAGCTCCGTTCCGCCGCGTAGACAAAAAGACCGGCGTGGTGACCAAGGAAGTCGTTTATATGACGGCGGACGTCGAGGACAACTATATTGTCGCGCAGGCGAACGAACCTCTCGACGAAGTAGGGCATTTTGCCAACGCGAAGGTCAACGGCCGTTACCGTGACGAGTTTGTCGAAGTGGAACGGGAGCAAGCCGATTATATGGATGTTTCGCCCCGGATGGTCGTTTCCGTCGCGACGGCAATGATTCCGTTTCTGGAAAACGACGACGCGAACCGCGCGCTGATGGGTTCCAACATGCAGCGGCAGGCGGTCCCTCTGCTGAAGACCGAATCTCCGATCGTCGGGACGGGCATGGAATTCAAAGCGGGCGTCGACTCCGGAGTCTGCGTGCTTGCGAAACGCAGCGGCGTGGTCCGGAGCGTATCCGCGGATGAAATAAAAATTCTTGCGGACAACGGGGAGACCGACACCTATCATGTCATTAAATTTATGCGGTCCAATCAGGGAACATGCATCAATCAGGTGCCGATTGTCGATCTGAACGATCGCGTCGCGGCCGGCGACGTGATCGCGGACGGACCCGCGACGAAGGACGGGGAGATCAGCCTCGGCAAAAACGCCCTGATCGGCTTTATGACCTGGGAAGGCTACAATTACGAGGACGCCGTTCTGATCAGTGAAAAGGTTGTTCGGGACGATGTGTTCACCTCCATCCACATTGAGGAATACGAAACCGAGGCCCGCGATACCAAGCTCGGCCCGGAGGAAATCACGCGCGACATCCCGAACGTCAACGAAGATCTGCTCCGCGACCTGGACGACGGCGGGATCATCCGCATCGGCGCGGAAGTCCGCGCGGGAGATATTCTGGTCGGCAAGGTCACGCCGAAGGGCGAGACGGAGCTGACGGCGGAGGAGCGGCTGCTCCGCGCCATTTTCGGCGAAAAGGCACGCGAAGTGCGCGACACTTCTCTCCGTGTTCCGCACGGTGAAAGCGGAATTGTCGTGGACGTCAAGGTTTTCACCCGCGAGAACAGCCACGACGAGCTGAGCCCCGGAGTCAACAAGGTCGTCCGCTGCTATCTGGCGCAGAAGAGAAAGATCTCGGTCGGCGACAAGATGGCGGGCCGCCATGGGAACAAGGGTGTCGTTTCGCGCATCCTCCCTGTGGAGGATATGCCGTTCCTCCCCGACGGAACTCCGCTTGACATTGTCCTGAACCCTCTGGGCGTTCCATCCCGAATGAATATCGGCCAGGTGCTGGAAGTGCACCTCGGCCTTGCGGCGAAAGCGCTTGGCTGGAAAATTATGACTCCTGTCTTTGACGGCGCGCACGAAGACGACATCGTCGAATGCCTGAAACAGGCCGGCAGAAGCCCGGACGGCAAAATTCAGCTTCGCGACGGGCGCACGGGAGAGGATTTTGACAATCCGGTCACAGTTGGATATATGTATTACCTGAAGCTCCATCACCTGGTCGACGATAAAATTCACGCGCGTTCCACCGGACCCTATTCCCTCGTTACGCAGCAGCCTTTGGGCGGCAAAGCCCAGTTCGGCGGGCAGCGCTTCGGTGAAATGGAGGTCTGGGCGCTGGAAGCGTACGGCGCTGCTTACACTCTGCAGGAAATCCTCACCGTCAAATCCGACGATGTGGTCGGCCGCGTAAAGACTTACGAGGCGATTGTCAAAGGTCAGAATATTCCGACGCCGGGGATCCCCGAATCCTTTAAAGTTCTGATTAAGGAGCTTCAGTCCCTCGCCCTGGATGTAAAGGTACTGGATGTAAACAATGATGAAATCGATCTGAAGCAGAACTTTGATGAAGACGACGACATCGGGTTCAATCCTCAGGAGGAAAACTTCGACGAGCCGACGGTAGCGGATGGTGACTTTGAGGGCTTCTCTATGGAAGAGACAGAGGACGATGGTGAGCTTTTTGACGAATCCGACGGCTTTTCCGATGATGGAGGAGACGCTTCGGGCGATTCCGAAGATTTTGAGAAAGACGATCTGTTCGATTTGAATTCCGATGAAGATAAAACTTGACAGGAAGGGGTCGAAATATGGAATTTAACACCTTTGAATCCATAAAGATTGGACTTGCTTCACCTGAAAAAATTCGGGAGTGGTCACACGGCGAAGTCAAGAAGCCGGAAACGATCAACTACCGTACTTTAAAGCCGGAACGTGACGGATTGTTCTGCGAACGCATTTTCGGGCCCACTAAGGACTGGGAATGCCATTGCGGCAAATACAAGAGGATCCGTTACAAAGGGAAAATCTGCGAGCGCTGCGGCGTTGAGGTCACCCGTGCGAAGGTCCGCCGCGAACGCATGGGCCATATCGAACTCGCGGCCCCCGTTTCCCACATCTGGTATTTCAAGGGGATCCCTTCCCGCATGGGGCTGATGCTCGATATTTCTCCGCGGATGCTGGAAAAGGTGCTGTACTTTGCCCTTTATATTGTGACGGACCCGGGAGATGTGCGCGAACTGCAAAAAAAGCAGCTGCTGAATGAAAAAGAATACCGCGACATGCGCGAAAAATATGAGGACGATTTTCAGGCGGGCATGGGAGCGGAGGCAATCAAATCACTGCTGTCCGAGATCGATCTGGACGAAGTTTCCACGGAACTAAAGACGGAGCTTGTGAGCGCCACGGGACAGAAGAGGGTCCGCATCCTGAAACGCCTTGAGGTTGTGGAGGCGTTCCGCCTTTCCGGCAACCGTCCCGAATGGATGATCATGGACTGCATTCCGGTGATTCCGCCGGACCTGCGCCCGATGGTTCAGCTGGACGGCGGGCGGTTTGCCACTTCGGACCTGAACGATCTGTACCGCCGCGTCATCAACCGGAACAACCGGCTGAAGAGGCTTTTGGAGCTCGGCGCGCCGGATATCATCGTCCGCAATGAAAAGAGAATGCTTCAGGAAGCTGTTGACGCGCTGATCGACAACGGCCGCCGCGGGCGTCCGGTCACCGGGCCGAACAACCGTCCGCTGAAATCCCTTTCCGATATGCTGAAAGGCAAGCAGGGCCGCTTCCGTCAGAACCTTCTCGGCAAGCGCGTCGACTATTCGGGCCGGTCGGTCATCGTGGTCGGACCGGACCTGAAAATGTACCAGTGCGGCCTGCCGAAGGAAATGGCGCTGGAGCTCTTTAAGCCCTTTGTGATGAAACGCCTTGTGGAAACACAGGCGTCCGGCAATATCAAGGCGGCAAGAAAAGCGGTGGAACGCGCCAAGCCTGAAGTTTGGGATGCCCTTGAGATCGTCATCAAGAATCATCCGGTCCTTCTGAACCGCGCCCCGACCCTGCACCGCCTGGGCATTCAGGCTTTTGAGCCCGTTCTGGTCGAGGGCCGCGCCCTGAAGCTCCATCCGCTGGCTTGCACCGCTTATAACGCCGACTTCGACGGCGACCAGATGGCCGTGCACGTTCCGCTTTCCTCGGAGGCCCAGGCGGAAGCCCGCTTCCTGATGTTGGCGGCCGGGAACCTGTTAAAGCCTTCCGACGGCAGGCCTGTTACCGTGCCGACCCAGGATATGGTCCTGGGGTCCTATTACCTTACCCTGGATAAGGACGGTGAAAAGGGAGAGGGCAAATACTTTCGCAACTTCGATGAAGCGATCATGGCCTACAACGAGCAGGTCATTGACCTGCATGCAAAGATAAAAGTCCGCAGGACGCTTGTGTTTGACGGCGAACCGGAAAGCCAGATCGTGGAAACGACGGTTGGAAGGATGATTTTCAACCGCCCGATTCCGCAGGATCTCGGCTATGTGGACCGCTCCAAGCCGGAAAACCGGTTTAAATTCGAGATCGAATTCCTGGTTGGGAAAAAGCAGCTGGGACAAATCATCGACAGATGCATCAAGGTCCACGGCGTGCCGAAGACCTCCGAAGTTCTGGACGCGATCAAAGCGCAGGGATACAAGTATTCCACCCGCAGCGGAATTACGGTTTCCGTCAGCGACGCGACAATTCCGCCCCAGAAAAAGGAGATCATCGCGGACGCCGAGCAGAAAATCGACACAATTTCCGAGCAGTACAAGATGGGTCTGCTTTCCAATGGCGAGCGGTATAATGCCGTTCTGAAAACCTGGACAAAAGCGACGGAGGACGTTTCCTCCGCCCTTCAGAAAAACCTGGACCGCTACAACCCGATTTTCATGATGGCCGATTCCGGGGCCCGCGGTTCCATGAGCCAGATCCGCCAGCTGGCGGGTATGCGCGGTCTGATCGCGAATACGTCCGGTAAGACAATAGAAATTCCAATCCGGGCCAATTACCGTGAAGGCCTGAACATCCTTGAATACTTTATTTCTTCCAGAGGTGCCAGAAAGGGCCTTGCCGATACCGCTCTGCGCACGGCGGATTCCGGCTATCTGACCCGCCGCCTGGTCGATGTTTCCCAGGATGTGATTATCCGGGAAGACGACTGCGGCGCAACCGAGGGCCTTGAAATCTTTGATATCAAGGAAGGCAAGGAAATTATCGAGACCATGCACGAACGGCTGATCGGGCGTTATCTTTTGGAGGATTTTGTGGATGAAGCGACCGGCGAGGTTCTGGTCTCCAAGGATAAACTGATGGACGACCGGGACGCCGAACTGATTACCTCCAGAGGGATCAAGAAAATTAAGATCCGTTCCATTCTGGACTGCCGCGCGAAGCACGGGGTGTGCAAAAAATGCTACGGAGCGAATCTGGCGACGCGGATGCCTGTGACGGTCGGAGAGGCGGTCGGCATTATCGCCGCCCAGTCCATCGGGGAGCCGGGCACGCAGCTGACCATGCGCACGTTCCACACCGGCGGCGTTGCCAGCGCGGAGGATATTACACAGGGCCTGCCGCGCGTCGAGGAGCTGTTTGAAGGCCGGAAACCGAAACATCTTGCAATCATCAGTGAGATCGCGGGCAAGGTTTCCTTTGACGAAATCAAGAAGAGCCGCCACGTTGTCGTAACAAATTCCGAAACAGGGGAAAACAAGTCCTATTTGATTCCTTTCGGCTCCAGAATCATTGTCAGCGAGGGCGATGAAATCAAAGCTGGAACCCGCGTGACGGAAGGTTCCGTGAATCCGCACGACGTTCTGGCAATCAGCGGGACCCAGGCGGTTCAGGATTATCTGATTGAAGAAGTTCAGAAGGTTTACCGCATGCAGGGCGTTGACATCAACGACAAGCACATTGAGGTCATTGTCCGCCAGATGCTGAAAAAGGTTCGCGTGGAAGAGGCGGGTGACACGACTCTGCTTCCGAGCGCGCTGATTGAAAAAAGCGAGCTGGAAGCGGAAAACCAGATTGTCCGCGACCGGATCGCGGCCGGGGAAACCGATCTGCAGGAAGCGACCGCGACGCCGGTTCTGCTCGGGATTACAAAAGCATCCCTCGCGACGGATTCGTTCCTTTCCGCCGCCTCTTTCCAGGAAACGACGCGCGTGCTGACCGATGCGGCCATTAAAGGCAAGGTTGACCCCTTGCTTGGCCTCAAGGAGAATGTCATTATCGGCAAGCTGATTCCGGCGGGAACCGGCATGAAATGCTACAGGGATGTCGAAATCGAGCCAACCGGCGAAAACTTGACAAACAGCGCGGTTTAGGCTTATAATGTAAAATTGTGATGGCTCCATATCGGCCTTTCTGAAAAGTGCCGTTTTGGAGCGGAAGTCTGTTGTTGCAGCCGCCCGAAACCGGGCGGCTTAACATAAATAATTTTGTTAGGAGGTGTCATATGCCAACCTTTAACCAACTGGTCAATACTGGAAGAGAAGTATCTGTGAAAAAGGCGAAGGCTCCTGCGCTTTTAAGGGGCTGGAACTCAAAAAAACGGATTCCGATCGACCAGGATTCTCCTCAAAAGCGCGGTGTCTGCACGGTCGTGAAAACAGCGACTCCGAAAAAGCCGAACTCTGCCCTAAGAAAAATCGCGAGAGTCAGGCTCTCCAACGGGATTGAAGTCAGCGCCTACATTCCCGGCGTCGGCCACAATCTTCAGGAGCACAGCGTCGTAATGATCCGCGGCGGACGTGTCAAGGATCTGCCTGGTGTCCGCTATCACATTATCCGCGGAACTCTGGATACGCAGGGTGTTGCTCAGCGCATGCAGGCCCGTTCCAAGTATGGTGCAAAGCGGCCGAAGGCCGGTGCTGCAAAAAAATAACCGGCCCGGCCGGAACATGATGACAGAAACCTGACGGCTGCATGTTGAAAAACAGAATTGCAGCGGCGTTTGATCATATAGAGCGCCTCTGTACTGGCCACGGGAGTTATGTCGCTTTCGAGTACCGATGAATTCATATCTGTGAAGGAGGGAAGTAAAGTGCCAAGAAGAGGTTCAACCGCAAAGCGCGATGTTTTGCCGGATCCACTTTATAATTCCAAAATCGTAACACGGCTGATCAATAATATCATGTACGACGGAAAAAAGGGCGTTGCCCAGAAGATCGTGTACGGCGCATTTGATATTATCAGGGACAAAACGGGGAAAGAACCGTTGGATATCTTTGAACAGGCCATGGAAAATGTAATGCCTTCTCTGGAAGTCAAGGCCCGCCGCGTCGGCGGCGCCACCTATCAGGTCCCGATGGAAGTCCGTCCGGAAAGGCGGCAGACCCTGGGACTTCGCTGGGTGACTGGCTATGCAAGACAGCGCAGTGAGAAGACGATGAAAGAGAGACTTGCCGGCGAAATCCTGGATGCTGTGAACGGTGCTGGCGGCGCTGCCAAAAAGCGCGATGAAACGCATAAGATGGCAGAAGCAAACAGGGCATTTGCACATTACCGCTGGTAATGGCCGGACCGCACATTTTCAGTATATTTAGGAGGAAATTATGCCAAGGCAGGTACCACTTGAATTAACCCGTAATATCGGCATCATGGCTCATATCGATGCCGGTAAGACAACCACTACCGAACGCATCCTGTATTACACCGGCATCAATCATAAAATGGGCGAAGTACACGACGGAGCCGCCACAATGGACTGGATGGTGCAGGAGCAGGAGCGGGGCATTACCATCACTTCCGCCGCCACGACCTGCTTTTGGAAAGGCCATCGGATCAATATTATCGACACTCCGGGTCACGTGGATTTCACGGTCGAAGTGGAGCGCGCCCTGCGCGTTCTTGACGGCGCGGTAGCGGTATATGATGCAAAGGGCGGCGTGGAGCCACAGTCGGAGACGGTCTGGCGTCAGGCGGAACAGTTCAGTGTTCCGCGCATGGCTTACGTCAATAAAATGGATATCATGGGCGCGGACTTTTTCCGCACCATCCAGATGATGAGGGACCGCCTGAAATGCAATGCTGTCCCGATTCAGCTCCCGATTGGCAGCGAGGATACTTTTAAAGGGATTATCGACCTGATCGACATGAGAGCCGACGTCTATTACGACGAAATGGGCAAGGATATGGAGGTCGAGGATATTCCCGAGGACATGAAGGAACTCGCTGAAAAATATCATTCAGAGCTTCTCGAGGCGGTTGCCGAACAGGATGATGTCCTGATGGAAAAATACCTGAACGGCGAGGAGCTGACGAAGGAAGAAATCAACAAAGTGATCCGCAAGGCGACCATCGCCAACAAATTCGTGCCTGTCACCTGCGGAACTTCATACCGGAACAAGGGCGTGCAGAAACTTCTTGACGCAATTATCGCCTATCTGCCGGCGCCAACCGACGTCCCCGCAATCCGCGGCACGAATCCGGATACCGGAGAGGAAGAGGATTGCCATGCGACCGACGACGAACCGTTTGCGGCTCTTGCCTTCAAGATTGCAACGGACCCCTTTGTCGGCAAGCTGGCATTTTTCCGCGTTTATTCCGGCAAACTGGACGCCGGTTCCACCGTTTACAATTCCGCGAAGGACAACAACGAGAGAATGGGCCGCATTTTGCAGATGCACGCGAATCACCGGCAGGACCTTGAAACGGTTTACGCAGGCGATATTGCGGCGGCCGTCGGTTTGAAAAACACCACGACCGGCGACACTCTCTGCGATCCCAAGCGCAAGATCGTCCTGGAATCCATGGAGTTCCCGGATCCTGTGATCCGCGTCGCCATTGAGCCGAAGACCAAGGCCGGTCAGGAAAAGATGGGTATTGCCCTTTCCAAACTGGCGGAGGAAGATCCGACGTTCAAAGCCTATACGGATGAGGAAACCGGCCAGACCATCATCGCAGGAATGGGCGAGCTGCATCTGGAGATCATAGTCGATCGT
This window contains:
- the rpoB gene encoding DNA-directed RNA polymerase subunit beta, encoding MVNVKPVRVGKNTRMSFARIDEVLDMPNLIEVQKKSYQWFLDEGLKEVFKEVSGITDYTGNLVLDFVDYKLDADKPNYSVEECKERDATYSAALRVTARLLNKESGEIKESEVFMGDFPLMTDSGTFVINGAERVIVSQLVRSPGVYYKMEYDKTGKELYSSTVIPNRGAWLEYESDANDVFYVRIDKNRKIPVTVFIRSLGLGSDEDIREYFGSDERMEATIAKDPCKNMEEALFEIYRKLRPSEPPTIESAQAHINSLFFDARRYDLSRVGRYKYNKKLNLAGRIAGQVLSRPIADPRTGELLAEAETAVSRELAEQIDNAGVSVAFVQVGDREVKVISNGMVDIQNFVSFDAKAECEINERVRFTILNEILESSSNDDEIKEKIIARADELIPKHIIIDDIFASINYMNCLAVGLGTVDDIDHLGNRRIRSVGELLQNQFRIGFSRLERVIRERMTLQAQDLEVLTPHSLINIRPVVAAIREFFGSSPLSQFMDQTNPLAELTHKRRLSALGPGGLSRDRAGFEVRDVHYTHYGRMCPIETPEGPNIGLISYLATFARINEYGFIEAPFRRVDKKTGVVTKEVVYMTADVEDNYIVAQANEPLDEVGHFANAKVNGRYRDEFVEVEREQADYMDVSPRMVVSVATAMIPFLENDDANRALMGSNMQRQAVPLLKTESPIVGTGMEFKAGVDSGVCVLAKRSGVVRSVSADEIKILADNGETDTYHVIKFMRSNQGTCINQVPIVDLNDRVAAGDVIADGPATKDGEISLGKNALIGFMTWEGYNYEDAVLISEKVVRDDVFTSIHIEEYETEARDTKLGPEEITRDIPNVNEDLLRDLDDGGIIRIGAEVRAGDILVGKVTPKGETELTAEERLLRAIFGEKAREVRDTSLRVPHGESGIVVDVKVFTRENSHDELSPGVNKVVRCYLAQKRKISVGDKMAGRHGNKGVVSRILPVEDMPFLPDGTPLDIVLNPLGVPSRMNIGQVLEVHLGLAAKALGWKIMTPVFDGAHEDDIVECLKQAGRSPDGKIQLRDGRTGEDFDNPVTVGYMYYLKLHHLVDDKIHARSTGPYSLVTQQPLGGKAQFGGQRFGEMEVWALEAYGAAYTLQEILTVKSDDVVGRVKTYEAIVKGQNIPTPGIPESFKVLIKELQSLALDVKVLDVNNDEIDLKQNFDEDDDIGFNPQEENFDEPTVADGDFEGFSMEETEDDGELFDESDGFSDDGGDASGDSEDFEKDDLFDLNSDEDKT
- the rpoC gene encoding DNA-directed RNA polymerase subunit beta' encodes the protein MEFNTFESIKIGLASPEKIREWSHGEVKKPETINYRTLKPERDGLFCERIFGPTKDWECHCGKYKRIRYKGKICERCGVEVTRAKVRRERMGHIELAAPVSHIWYFKGIPSRMGLMLDISPRMLEKVLYFALYIVTDPGDVRELQKKQLLNEKEYRDMREKYEDDFQAGMGAEAIKSLLSEIDLDEVSTELKTELVSATGQKRVRILKRLEVVEAFRLSGNRPEWMIMDCIPVIPPDLRPMVQLDGGRFATSDLNDLYRRVINRNNRLKRLLELGAPDIIVRNEKRMLQEAVDALIDNGRRGRPVTGPNNRPLKSLSDMLKGKQGRFRQNLLGKRVDYSGRSVIVVGPDLKMYQCGLPKEMALELFKPFVMKRLVETQASGNIKAARKAVERAKPEVWDALEIVIKNHPVLLNRAPTLHRLGIQAFEPVLVEGRALKLHPLACTAYNADFDGDQMAVHVPLSSEAQAEARFLMLAAGNLLKPSDGRPVTVPTQDMVLGSYYLTLDKDGEKGEGKYFRNFDEAIMAYNEQVIDLHAKIKVRRTLVFDGEPESQIVETTVGRMIFNRPIPQDLGYVDRSKPENRFKFEIEFLVGKKQLGQIIDRCIKVHGVPKTSEVLDAIKAQGYKYSTRSGITVSVSDATIPPQKKEIIADAEQKIDTISEQYKMGLLSNGERYNAVLKTWTKATEDVSSALQKNLDRYNPIFMMADSGARGSMSQIRQLAGMRGLIANTSGKTIEIPIRANYREGLNILEYFISSRGARKGLADTALRTADSGYLTRRLVDVSQDVIIREDDCGATEGLEIFDIKEGKEIIETMHERLIGRYLLEDFVDEATGEVLVSKDKLMDDRDAELITSRGIKKIKIRSILDCRAKHGVCKKCYGANLATRMPVTVGEAVGIIAAQSIGEPGTQLTMRTFHTGGVASAEDITQGLPRVEELFEGRKPKHLAIISEIAGKVSFDEIKKSRHVVVTNSETGENKSYLIPFGSRIIVSEGDEIKAGTRVTEGSVNPHDVLAISGTQAVQDYLIEEVQKVYRMQGVDINDKHIEVIVRQMLKKVRVEEAGDTTLLPSALIEKSELEAENQIVRDRIAAGETDLQEATATPVLLGITKASLATDSFLSAASFQETTRVLTDAAIKGKVDPLLGLKENVIIGKLIPAGTGMKCYRDVEIEPTGENLTNSAV
- the rpsL gene encoding 30S ribosomal protein S12 encodes the protein MPTFNQLVNTGREVSVKKAKAPALLRGWNSKKRIPIDQDSPQKRGVCTVVKTATPKKPNSALRKIARVRLSNGIEVSAYIPGVGHNLQEHSVVMIRGGRVKDLPGVRYHIIRGTLDTQGVAQRMQARSKYGAKRPKAGAAKK
- the rpsG gene encoding 30S ribosomal protein S7 yields the protein MPRRGSTAKRDVLPDPLYNSKIVTRLINNIMYDGKKGVAQKIVYGAFDIIRDKTGKEPLDIFEQAMENVMPSLEVKARRVGGATYQVPMEVRPERRQTLGLRWVTGYARQRSEKTMKERLAGEILDAVNGAGGAAKKRDETHKMAEANRAFAHYRW
- the fusA gene encoding elongation factor G, with the translated sequence MPRQVPLELTRNIGIMAHIDAGKTTTTERILYYTGINHKMGEVHDGAATMDWMVQEQERGITITSAATTCFWKGHRINIIDTPGHVDFTVEVERALRVLDGAVAVYDAKGGVEPQSETVWRQAEQFSVPRMAYVNKMDIMGADFFRTIQMMRDRLKCNAVPIQLPIGSEDTFKGIIDLIDMRADVYYDEMGKDMEVEDIPEDMKELAEKYHSELLEAVAEQDDVLMEKYLNGEELTKEEINKVIRKATIANKFVPVTCGTSYRNKGVQKLLDAIIAYLPAPTDVPAIRGTNPDTGEEEDCHATDDEPFAALAFKIATDPFVGKLAFFRVYSGKLDAGSTVYNSAKDNNERMGRILQMHANHRQDLETVYAGDIAAAVGLKNTTTGDTLCDPKRKIVLESMEFPDPVIRVAIEPKTKAGQEKMGIALSKLAEEDPTFKAYTDEETGQTIIAGMGELHLEIIVDRLLREFHVEANVGKPQVAYKETIRRLADVETKYARQSGGHGQYGHVKIKLEPNPGKGYEFVNAVTGGAIPKEFIPAVDQGIQGAMLSGVMAGYPVVDAKVTLYDGSFHEVDSSELAFKIAGSMAFKEAMTKADPVILEPIMKVNVTVPEDYMGDVMGDLNSRRGMIEGMDAIPGAQQIRAMVPLSEMFGYATDLRSRTQGRGQYVMEPGNYAEVPKNISEKIVTSRSKKSE